The sequence GATGAGCAGTTCGCGCGCCCGGCAGGCATCGTCGACCACACCGTCTGCATGCGCTCGGGCCGCCTGGCGTTGACCGGCTGCGATTCGGTGCGGACGGAGATCTTCCTGTCAGGCCACGAGCCGGGCGACCGCTGCGACGTGCATGGCGGACGCCCGCTGGACGGCAGCGAAGGCGGCCGCGACTTCCGCTCGATCGACAAGGGCGATCTGGAATTCTAGCCGGGTGGAATTCCAGCCCGGTGGAATTCCAGCCGGGCGGCTATTCGAGCCGCCCGAGGATGAGCGGACGCGTCGCCGCCGGTTCCCGGCCGACGGTCATGGCCGCGCCCAGGCGCGCCACCGCCGTCTCCGCCCTGGCGCGATCACGGCAGGACACGCGCACCAGCGGCTGCCCGCGCGTGACGGCCTCGCCCACGCGCACCAGGTAGTCCATCCCCGCCGACAGGTCGAGCTTGTCTTCCACGCGGCGGCGCGCGGCGCCGAGGTCGGCGAGGGCCAGGCCCATCTGGCGGCAGTCGACGGTCGCCAGCCAGCCGTCGTGAGGCGCCAGCAGCTCGTTCGCGGCCGGCGCGCAGTCGAGCCCGAAGTCGTCACGACCCGGCTCCAAGCGCCCGCCCTGGGCGACGACCCAGTCCAGCAGCACCGCCAGGGCGCGCCCGCTGTCCCACGCCGCGCGCACGCGGGCCATTGCCGCCTCGGGCGTGGCCTCGACCCCGGCCACACGCACCATGTCCGCGGTGAGTTCCTCGGTCAGCATCACCAGGTCGGCCGGCGCCGCCTGGCGGCCGCCCGGGCGCAGCGCCGCAAAGGCCTCGAGCGTCTCGTTCGCATGGCCGATGGCCACACCGAGCGGCTGGTCCATGTCCGAGAACACGACCGCCATCTTCCGCCCGTAGCTGCGACCGACCGCAACCAGCGCCGTGGCCAGTTCGCGGGCCTGCTCGATGTCGCGCATGAACGCGCCCGAGCCCGTCTTGAGGTCGATGACGATGGCCGGGCCGGCGGCCAGCTTCTTGGACATGATCGAGGCCGTGATCAGCGGCACGCAGTCGACGGTGCCGGTGACGTCGCGCAAAGCGTAGATCCGACCGTCGGCCGGGGCGATCGTCGGACCCTGCCCGATGATGGCGCAGCCCACCTTTTCGACGATGTCCAGGAACTGCGTGTTGCCGAGGCGGATGTCGTAGCCCGGGATGGCCTCCAGCTTGTCCAGGGTGCCACCGGTATGGCCCAGGCCACGTCCCGACAGCATGGGCACCTTGAGCCCGCAGGCGGCCGCCAGGGGCGCCAGGAGAAGGCTCACCTTGTCCCCCACGCCGCCGGTGGAATGCTTGTCCGCCGTGGGCCCCGACAGGCGCGCCGTGTCCAGCTGTTCCCCCGAGCGCAACATGGCGCCGGTCAGGTCGGCCGTTTCCTGCGGCGTCATGCCGCGGAACCACGTGGCCATCAGGAACGCCGCCATCTGGTATTCCGGCACCGCACCGGAAGTGAACCCGGCGATCAGCCCGTCGATGTCGGCCGCCGCCAGTTCGCGCCCGCGCTTCTTGGCCTCGATGATGTCCAGTGCGTTCATCGCTTCCCGTCCCGTTCGTCGGCCAGGTTCGCGCTGAAATCGATGAAGGCCAGCGGCAGCAGCTCGCCGGCCGTGGACGTGTTCACGGGCCCG comes from bacterium and encodes:
- a CDS encoding thymidine phosphorylase; this encodes MNALDIIEAKKRGRELAAADIDGLIAGFTSGAVPEYQMAAFLMATWFRGMTPQETADLTGAMLRSGEQLDTARLSGPTADKHSTGGVGDKVSLLLAPLAAACGLKVPMLSGRGLGHTGGTLDKLEAIPGYDIRLGNTQFLDIVEKVGCAIIGQGPTIAPADGRIYALRDVTGTVDCVPLITASIMSKKLAAGPAIVIDLKTGSGAFMRDIEQARELATALVAVGRSYGRKMAVVFSDMDQPLGVAIGHANETLEAFAALRPGGRQAAPADLVMLTEELTADMVRVAGVEATPEAAMARVRAAWDSGRALAVLLDWVVAQGGRLEPGRDDFGLDCAPAANELLAPHDGWLATVDCRQMGLALADLGAARRRVEDKLDLSAGMDYLVRVGEAVTRGQPLVRVSCRDRARAETAVARLGAAMTVGREPAATRPLILGRLE